One segment of Zhihengliuella halotolerans DNA contains the following:
- a CDS encoding NAD(P)H-dependent glycerol-3-phosphate dehydrogenase yields MAVVGAGSWGTTFAKVAADAAERNADDGTICLWARREAVAAEINDSHTNSQYLDKIRLSQRISATSDLREALSDANVVVLAVPAQTLRAQLHEIRDDIAPGAVVISLMKGLERGSDARMSEVIGDELGIEPAQIVVVSGPNLAMEIAREEPTASVVACADEEVATRIATLISAPYFRPYTNADVVGVEIGGIVKNVIALAVGICDGLGMGDNTKASVITRGLAETTRLAIALGGQLETMAGLAGLGDLVATCSSPLSRNRTAGRLLGENLSATEVGEAMTQTAEGMKSAHAVLDLARRNDVEMPIAEAVVGVLDGRLTIEGMARQLLGRDLKSETNISRESD; encoded by the coding sequence ATGGCGGTCGTCGGCGCAGGCAGCTGGGGCACGACATTCGCCAAAGTCGCCGCCGACGCTGCGGAGCGGAACGCCGACGACGGGACCATCTGCCTCTGGGCACGGCGCGAAGCCGTCGCTGCCGAGATCAACGATTCGCACACCAACAGCCAGTATCTGGACAAGATCCGACTGTCGCAGCGCATCAGCGCCACGAGCGACCTTCGGGAGGCACTATCGGATGCCAACGTCGTCGTCCTTGCCGTCCCTGCGCAGACCTTGCGAGCCCAGCTGCACGAAATCCGCGACGATATCGCTCCGGGTGCCGTCGTCATTTCGTTGATGAAGGGCCTCGAGCGAGGTAGTGACGCTCGGATGAGCGAGGTCATCGGAGACGAACTCGGGATCGAACCGGCGCAGATCGTCGTCGTGTCCGGGCCCAATCTCGCCATGGAGATCGCCCGCGAGGAGCCCACCGCATCGGTGGTCGCCTGTGCCGATGAGGAAGTCGCCACTCGAATTGCGACTCTGATCAGCGCCCCCTATTTCCGCCCCTACACGAACGCGGACGTTGTTGGCGTCGAGATCGGCGGCATCGTCAAGAACGTCATCGCCCTCGCTGTCGGCATCTGCGACGGCCTGGGCATGGGCGACAACACCAAGGCCTCCGTGATTACGCGGGGGTTGGCCGAGACGACGCGTCTCGCGATCGCCCTGGGCGGCCAGCTGGAGACCATGGCCGGCTTGGCTGGTCTCGGAGACCTGGTCGCCACGTGTTCCTCGCCGTTGTCCCGCAACCGAACCGCGGGCCGTCTGCTGGGAGAGAATCTCAGTGCGACCGAGGTGGGCGAGGCGATGACTCAGACGGCGGAGGGGATGAAGTCGGCCCATGCCGTGCTCGATCTGGCCCGACGCAACGACGTAGAGATGCCGATTGCCGAGGCCGTGGTGGGCGTGCTGGATGGGCGACTCACCATCGAAGGGATGGCGCGCCAACTGCTGGGCCGCGATCTGAAGTCCGAAACGAACATCAGCCGAGAAAGCGACTAG
- a CDS encoding D-alanine--D-alanine ligase family protein, protein MPASPRPRVLLLFGGRSSEHSVSCVTAASVMKAIDRQKYDVIPVGITKTGQWTLVDSDPGEWTLASGRRPEVEAGASQLHLTDGEAGDEISVAKESRLISGANGEIKDLGRVDVVFPLLHGPFGEDGTLQGMLELADLPYVGAGVASSAIGMDKHYMKVVFEAAGFQIGPYAVITDKQWRRDPAAALEGANGLELPLFVKPARAGSSMGITRVDDREQLREAVEAAREHDPKVVIEQGIIGREIECGVLEGRGEQLPRASFPGEISVSNEGHTFYDFEAKYVDDSAALSCPADLPEEAQQAIRRLAVAAFDAVGAEGLARVDFFYTSEGQWVINEINTMPGFTPNSMYPQMWAKTGIEYSELIDELIALALERPLGLR, encoded by the coding sequence ATGCCAGCCAGCCCCCGCCCGCGCGTCCTCCTCCTCTTCGGCGGCCGCTCGTCCGAACACTCCGTCTCCTGCGTGACCGCTGCCAGCGTCATGAAGGCGATCGATCGGCAGAAGTACGACGTCATCCCCGTGGGAATCACCAAGACCGGGCAGTGGACCCTCGTCGATTCGGACCCGGGGGAGTGGACCCTGGCGTCCGGTCGCCGCCCCGAAGTGGAGGCCGGTGCCAGTCAGCTGCACCTGACAGACGGCGAAGCGGGCGACGAGATCAGCGTCGCGAAGGAATCGCGGCTGATATCCGGTGCCAACGGAGAAATCAAAGATCTTGGACGGGTCGACGTCGTTTTCCCCCTGCTTCACGGACCCTTCGGCGAGGACGGGACTCTGCAGGGCATGCTCGAGCTCGCAGATCTGCCCTATGTCGGCGCCGGAGTGGCGTCCAGTGCGATCGGCATGGACAAGCACTACATGAAGGTCGTCTTCGAAGCGGCCGGGTTCCAGATCGGGCCCTACGCCGTGATCACGGATAAGCAGTGGCGTCGCGATCCCGCAGCGGCACTGGAAGGGGCCAACGGCCTCGAGCTGCCGCTCTTCGTCAAGCCGGCCCGCGCAGGGTCGTCGATGGGGATCACCCGCGTCGACGATCGGGAGCAGCTGCGAGAGGCTGTCGAGGCCGCCCGGGAACACGATCCGAAGGTCGTCATCGAGCAGGGGATCATTGGGCGCGAGATCGAATGCGGCGTGCTCGAAGGCCGTGGAGAACAGCTGCCCCGTGCTTCCTTCCCGGGAGAGATCTCCGTCTCCAATGAGGGGCACACCTTCTACGATTTCGAAGCGAAGTACGTCGACGACAGCGCTGCACTGAGCTGCCCGGCCGACCTGCCTGAAGAGGCTCAGCAGGCCATCCGCCGCCTGGCTGTCGCCGCGTTCGACGCCGTCGGAGCAGAAGGGCTGGCCCGCGTTGACTTCTTCTACACATCCGAAGGCCAGTGGGTTATCAACGAAATCAACACGATGCCCGGCTTCACGCCCAACAGCATGTATCCGCAGATGTGGGCGAAGACGGGCATCGAGTACTCTGAACTGATCGACGAGCTGATCGCCCTGGCATTGGAGCGCCCGCTGGGGCTGCGCTAG
- a CDS encoding lysophospholipid acyltransferase family protein: MAGLARPVLNLLISKSWERFDRLPESGFIACPNHSTEIDPLIVGHAMYGAGRLPRYMAKESLFRIPIAGWFLTKTRQIPVARSSRGAKESLELAGQILNEGSVAIVYPEGTLTRDPDMWPMKGRTGAARLALQTGAPVVPIAHWGAQELLPRYGNRLHVFPRKRVRVVAGNPVDLSDLQGTPMTKAVLVEATDRIMKAIADLVGELRGETPPATLWDPAAHGQTLSGRNYEQEDAGHNGQAPEQGRADPSEQSGEQR, translated from the coding sequence ATGGCAGGACTGGCCCGCCCCGTGCTCAATCTGCTGATCAGCAAGAGCTGGGAGCGATTCGATCGTCTGCCTGAGTCCGGATTCATTGCCTGCCCGAACCATTCGACGGAGATTGATCCGTTGATCGTGGGGCACGCGATGTACGGAGCAGGGCGACTGCCGCGGTACATGGCCAAGGAATCGCTGTTCCGGATCCCGATCGCGGGATGGTTCCTGACCAAGACTCGGCAGATCCCCGTCGCCCGAAGCAGCAGGGGTGCGAAGGAGTCGCTGGAGTTGGCCGGGCAGATCCTGAACGAAGGCTCTGTGGCCATCGTCTATCCCGAGGGCACCTTGACCCGGGATCCTGACATGTGGCCCATGAAGGGCCGGACCGGCGCGGCCCGCCTCGCCCTCCAAACGGGGGCTCCCGTCGTCCCTATCGCCCACTGGGGTGCGCAGGAGCTGCTCCCGCGTTACGGCAACCGACTCCACGTCTTCCCGCGCAAGCGCGTGCGCGTCGTCGCCGGCAACCCGGTCGACCTGTCCGATCTTCAGGGCACGCCCATGACAAAGGCGGTTCTCGTGGAGGCAACCGACCGGATCATGAAAGCCATCGCTGATCTCGTCGGAGAGCTTCGCGGCGAGACCCCACCGGCGACGCTGTGGGATCCGGCAGCCCACGGGCAGACCTTGTCCGGACGAAACTACGAACAAGAGGACGCGGGGCACAACGGGCAGGCACCCGAACAGGGACGGGCGGATCCATCGGAGCAATCGGGAGAACAGCGATGA
- the leuD gene encoding 3-isopropylmalate dehydratase small subunit produces MEQIIRHTGIGVPMRQSNIDTDQIIPAVYLKRITRTGFEDALFAAWRRNDDFILNKEPFNRGSVLVAGPDFGTGSSREHAVWALKDFGFRVVLSSRFADIFRGNSGKQGLVAGQMQPEDIELLWKELENNPGTEVSVDLATRQVTCGAITADFEIDDYTRWRLMEGLDDIALTLQSEGSITEYEASRPAFKPTTLPAKS; encoded by the coding sequence ATGGAACAGATCATTCGCCACACCGGCATCGGCGTGCCGATGCGTCAAAGCAACATCGACACGGACCAGATTATCCCTGCGGTCTATCTCAAACGGATCACGCGTACCGGCTTCGAAGATGCTCTCTTTGCAGCCTGGCGGCGGAACGACGATTTCATCCTGAACAAGGAGCCGTTCAACCGGGGGTCCGTGCTTGTGGCCGGCCCCGATTTCGGGACGGGATCGTCACGAGAGCATGCTGTGTGGGCGCTGAAGGACTTCGGTTTCAGGGTTGTACTCTCGTCCCGATTCGCGGATATCTTCCGCGGCAATTCGGGCAAGCAGGGCCTCGTGGCAGGCCAGATGCAGCCGGAGGACATCGAACTGCTCTGGAAAGAGCTGGAGAACAACCCCGGCACCGAGGTGAGCGTCGACCTCGCGACGCGTCAGGTGACCTGTGGCGCCATCACTGCCGACTTCGAAATTGATGACTACACGCGATGGCGCCTGATGGAAGGGCTGGACGACATTGCGCTAACGCTCCAGTCCGAGGGCTCCATCACCGAGTACGAGGCATCGCGACCGGCTTTCAAGCCGACTACGCTCCCAGCGAAGTCCTAA
- a CDS encoding glycosyltransferase family 4 protein — MKGLLAKRHTLRRHWREDPVAFVERLWRRRSSPVAERGLRILDAGLGAVPSLTASSMAALLIGDSDEINFRLRSALARGPRGNRARSLANIALAADLPQVAAVFAARMDDADGMEVTRAKLDFYNGHTSSAIHRLDPSSARQGRLRDRYEAERDVFGEWVPRVGSVEGYEPQEQVVLHLLTNSLPYTTSGYTQRSHSMLRAQADEGWQVHAVTRLGYPESLGFSHAPKRQRIDDVVYHRLLVRGTIPNLRERLQLEADRLLELVLKVRPAVLHTTTHFVNGLVVRAVAKAVGIPWVYEVRGQLSDTWASKRGPEASNSERYQHFNLREGEVMRDADLVLTLGTSMRQRIEAQGVPLGRIRLTPNAVGSAFLETPQPSREVKPRLGLDPGKVHIGTVSSLVGYEGIDDLLTAYSILKDRGVDVELVIVGSGSSLKSLRVHAAQIGLDPERIFVGRVPVAEAVRYHRALDIFVVPRKDFAVTRSVTPLKPVEAMASCRPVIASDLPALREMVEHGKTGYCVPAEDPEALADAIESLVEDSALRERMGFSGREFVLATRTWKRNAEISLEIYDGLTRAKEAR; from the coding sequence ATGAAGGGACTCCTGGCCAAGCGTCATACGCTCCGCCGTCACTGGAGGGAAGATCCAGTTGCGTTCGTTGAGCGTCTGTGGCGCCGCCGTTCCTCGCCAGTCGCAGAACGCGGGTTGCGAATCCTGGATGCTGGTCTGGGCGCAGTGCCGTCCTTGACGGCGTCCTCGATGGCTGCACTGCTTATCGGCGATTCCGACGAGATCAATTTCCGGCTACGATCAGCGTTGGCACGCGGACCACGGGGGAACCGTGCCCGAAGTCTCGCCAATATCGCCTTGGCCGCTGACCTGCCGCAGGTGGCCGCTGTCTTCGCTGCCAGAATGGATGACGCCGACGGCATGGAGGTCACCCGGGCGAAGCTCGACTTCTATAACGGGCATACAAGTTCCGCGATACATCGGCTGGATCCATCAAGTGCACGCCAGGGCCGCCTCCGTGACCGATATGAAGCGGAGCGCGACGTTTTCGGCGAGTGGGTTCCCCGCGTGGGTTCCGTTGAAGGGTACGAGCCGCAGGAGCAGGTCGTTCTGCATCTCCTAACAAATTCACTGCCGTACACGACCAGCGGATACACGCAGCGTTCCCACTCAATGCTTCGTGCGCAGGCCGATGAGGGGTGGCAGGTTCATGCCGTGACGCGGCTGGGCTACCCCGAGTCCCTGGGCTTCTCCCACGCACCCAAACGCCAGCGGATCGACGACGTCGTGTACCACCGATTGCTGGTCCGCGGCACCATCCCGAACCTGCGTGAGCGTCTCCAGCTCGAGGCGGATCGCCTGCTCGAGCTCGTGTTGAAGGTACGTCCCGCCGTTCTGCATACGACAACTCATTTCGTCAACGGGCTCGTAGTGCGCGCGGTCGCGAAGGCGGTGGGGATCCCCTGGGTCTATGAGGTACGCGGTCAGCTCTCGGACACCTGGGCGTCTAAGCGGGGCCCTGAAGCGTCCAACTCTGAGCGGTATCAACACTTCAATCTTCGCGAAGGCGAGGTCATGAGGGACGCGGATCTCGTCCTCACGCTCGGGACATCGATGCGACAGCGGATTGAAGCGCAAGGTGTTCCCTTGGGTCGTATCCGACTTACACCCAACGCTGTCGGCAGCGCGTTTTTGGAGACTCCGCAGCCTTCTCGCGAGGTCAAACCCCGGCTGGGGCTCGACCCCGGAAAGGTCCACATCGGTACGGTCTCGTCTCTTGTGGGCTACGAGGGTATCGATGATCTTTTGACGGCGTATTCGATCCTGAAGGATCGAGGCGTGGACGTCGAGCTCGTCATCGTCGGCAGCGGCAGCTCGTTGAAGTCGCTGCGCGTTCACGCGGCTCAGATAGGGCTTGATCCGGAACGGATCTTCGTCGGTCGTGTACCTGTCGCGGAAGCGGTTCGCTACCACCGAGCTTTGGACATCTTCGTAGTTCCTCGAAAGGATTTCGCAGTCACGCGCTCCGTGACACCACTGAAACCCGTCGAAGCGATGGCCTCTTGCCGGCCCGTAATTGCCTCCGATCTTCCCGCGCTTCGCGAGATGGTCGAACACGGAAAGACGGGCTACTGTGTTCCGGCAGAAGATCCCGAAGCATTGGCTGACGCAATCGAGAGCCTTGTTGAGGATTCTGCCCTACGCGAGAGGATGGGGTTCAGTGGCCGTGAATTCGTCCTAGCAACGAGAACATGGAAACGAAACGCCGAGATCAGTTTGGAAATCTACGATGGGTTGACCCGCGCGAAGGAGGCACGATGA
- a CDS encoding DUF3515 domain-containing protein: MLSFSFPGRVAKTSARQRYTGLILAIASTAGLVLLSACSSVVDVDPARGANHPSCARTMVILPDEVSGFERRDTNSQATAVWGDPAAVVLRCGVESPSSVTTDPCVTANGVDWIAREGEDAWTLTTYGREPATEVLFDPTQVPSSNVLPELASAVQAVESQAECLSTQQEANLP; this comes from the coding sequence GTGCTTTCCTTCAGCTTTCCTGGCAGGGTCGCTAAAACGTCAGCCCGCCAACGATACACCGGTTTGATACTAGCGATCGCATCAACGGCGGGACTTGTCCTGCTGTCTGCCTGCTCGTCTGTAGTTGATGTCGATCCCGCACGTGGTGCCAATCATCCCTCATGCGCCCGAACAATGGTCATTCTCCCTGACGAGGTCTCCGGCTTCGAACGACGCGACACCAACAGTCAGGCGACCGCGGTTTGGGGCGATCCAGCGGCCGTGGTCCTCAGGTGCGGGGTCGAAAGTCCAAGCTCCGTGACAACCGATCCGTGCGTGACGGCGAACGGCGTCGACTGGATTGCCCGCGAGGGCGAAGACGCATGGACCTTGACGACGTACGGTCGGGAACCGGCCACGGAGGTGCTGTTCGATCCAACCCAGGTTCCGTCCAGTAATGTCCTGCCAGAACTGGCTTCCGCTGTCCAGGCCGTCGAATCACAGGCTGAATGTCTCTCGACCCAGCAGGAGGCGAACCTCCCCTGA
- a CDS encoding ABC transporter permease translates to MNSVNNDVPNGAQGPILVDVTGMEVRGGRLEFVDYWLRVWDARSYMFHEARSKVDDAGKRLYLGNLWLIINPILDGAIYFLVFGVILNLDKGIDNFLAFLLIGVFFFKLTSRSVSASAASIMNRRRKASGAALPALAEPLTVNVRTWLTGFPSYLVMLVMIFAISPPKEISLIALLVVPIIVLQVLVTAGVSVLAAHFVGIIPDLQNVLQVATRAWMFGSGVMFSAERFLGISPIIDFLVHWNPMHWVLEYSRSALIYNEVPTGDGWYVIALWALVPLIVGSWLIWMRGDNYATTGR, encoded by the coding sequence ATGAATTCAGTGAACAATGACGTGCCAAATGGAGCACAGGGGCCAATTCTCGTCGATGTCACGGGGATGGAGGTCCGCGGAGGACGACTGGAGTTCGTTGACTACTGGCTTCGAGTCTGGGATGCGCGAAGCTACATGTTCCACGAAGCCCGGTCCAAGGTCGATGATGCCGGGAAGCGTCTCTACCTGGGAAACTTGTGGCTGATCATCAATCCCATTCTCGACGGAGCTATTTATTTCCTGGTATTCGGCGTCATCCTGAATCTTGACAAGGGTATCGACAACTTTCTTGCGTTCCTTCTGATCGGTGTTTTCTTTTTCAAGCTGACATCCAGATCGGTCAGCGCATCTGCGGCATCGATCATGAACCGGAGAAGAAAGGCCTCGGGCGCCGCGTTGCCCGCGCTCGCGGAACCGCTGACGGTGAACGTGCGGACGTGGCTGACGGGTTTCCCAAGCTATTTGGTCATGCTCGTGATGATTTTCGCGATCTCTCCGCCGAAGGAGATCAGTCTCATCGCCTTGCTTGTGGTTCCAATCATTGTGCTTCAGGTGCTCGTGACAGCCGGCGTCTCCGTGCTCGCGGCCCACTTCGTGGGCATCATCCCGGACCTGCAGAACGTGCTTCAGGTGGCCACGCGAGCGTGGATGTTCGGTTCCGGCGTCATGTTCTCTGCCGAACGGTTCCTCGGCATCAGTCCCATCATCGATTTCCTTGTGCATTGGAATCCCATGCACTGGGTACTCGAGTACTCGCGATCGGCTCTCATCTACAACGAGGTGCCCACAGGCGACGGGTGGTACGTGATAGCTCTGTGGGCACTCGTGCCTCTCATCGTTGGATCCTGGCTGATCTGGATGCGCGGAGACAACTATGCAACGACGGGGCGTTGA
- a CDS encoding ABC transporter ATP-binding protein, translating into MQRRGVEMTPPARVRPTLLLHGVSAERSQGRGKKAFTAVINDLTFLAEAGEAVGFLGSRRDGAALIAEVITGNSVPTDGKIYVDGEPVVLDAAGSYDAEESLRFNMVRFATANRMSGQRVTSAVATVAAEAQIGDETLDELVQNIDQEVVDRIRFYLALVTGTRILVIDEAETLVELLANDGEQRKLEAFHRRGGTLIVVSHEIRHLLQLTNRICWIHDGRVIMDDEPATVKRWRTQLTTAERKGESKRAVQLLRRFQKGYIPPVLSVRGGARRRVS; encoded by the coding sequence ATGCAACGACGGGGCGTTGAGATGACGCCTCCGGCTCGAGTGCGGCCCACACTCCTCCTACACGGTGTCAGCGCGGAGCGTAGCCAAGGGCGCGGCAAGAAGGCCTTCACGGCTGTCATTAATGACCTGACCTTCCTGGCTGAAGCCGGAGAAGCGGTCGGCTTCCTCGGCAGTCGCCGGGATGGGGCCGCGCTGATCGCGGAGGTGATTACCGGGAACAGCGTTCCGACAGATGGCAAGATTTACGTTGACGGAGAGCCGGTGGTTCTCGACGCAGCCGGATCGTACGACGCGGAAGAATCGTTGCGATTCAACATGGTGCGTTTCGCAACCGCGAATCGCATGAGTGGGCAACGGGTAACCAGCGCCGTCGCTACCGTCGCGGCTGAAGCGCAAATCGGTGACGAGACTCTCGACGAACTGGTCCAGAACATAGATCAGGAAGTCGTAGATCGCATCCGATTTTACCTCGCTCTCGTCACCGGTACTCGGATTTTGGTGATCGACGAGGCCGAGACTCTGGTCGAATTGCTGGCAAACGACGGTGAGCAAAGGAAGCTGGAGGCGTTCCATCGGCGGGGCGGCACGCTCATCGTCGTGAGCCACGAGATTCGTCATCTACTGCAATTGACGAACCGCATCTGCTGGATCCACGATGGGCGCGTCATCATGGATGACGAGCCGGCGACTGTCAAACGATGGCGGACGCAGTTGACAACGGCCGAACGCAAAGGGGAATCGAAGCGGGCCGTCCAGCTTCTGCGGCGCTTCCAGAAGGGCTACATCCCGCCGGTCTTGTCGGTGCGTGGGGGTGCCCGCCGACGGGTATCGTGA
- a CDS encoding LCP family protein, which yields MAGVDGMGDGYTDEPRPRKKRTGVVALIAVLLVVLIAAGVAVGYLFSLKNSFDQKSQSIESAFPTSDRPDRSAESADAINYLVIGSDSRGGSGETEDLPRVPNGGRADTMMLVNIPGDRESINVMSIMRDTWVEIPGRGEHKINAALAFGGVPLLVETIESVVDVPIDHVAIIDFEGFKALTESLGGVEVNNPRAFTVHGGGQSYTYESGPITLEGDKALRFVRERKQFADGDYTRVANQQLFLKAVMAQFLTRETLTDPGKISNIVDDFSPFVSVDDEVDAFGLGKLGVSLRNVRSSDVHTFTLPNQGTGRSADGQSIVIHDPATTQAISEAMQKDTLTSYIENHGLEN from the coding sequence ATGGCCGGTGTTGACGGCATGGGGGATGGGTACACGGACGAGCCGAGGCCGCGCAAAAAGCGGACCGGGGTCGTGGCGCTCATTGCCGTACTGCTTGTGGTGTTGATCGCCGCAGGTGTTGCTGTGGGCTACTTGTTCAGTCTCAAGAATAGTTTCGACCAGAAGTCTCAGTCGATCGAGTCCGCCTTTCCGACGTCCGACCGTCCGGATCGGTCGGCGGAGAGCGCCGATGCGATCAACTACCTCGTGATCGGATCCGACAGTCGCGGCGGCAGCGGTGAGACTGAAGACCTGCCGCGTGTGCCCAACGGCGGTCGCGCTGACACGATGATGCTCGTCAATATTCCCGGGGACCGCGAGAGTATCAACGTCATGTCGATCATGCGCGACACCTGGGTCGAAATCCCCGGCCGCGGCGAACACAAGATCAACGCGGCCCTCGCCTTCGGCGGGGTCCCGCTGCTGGTCGAAACCATCGAATCCGTCGTCGACGTGCCCATCGACCACGTGGCGATTATCGATTTCGAGGGATTCAAGGCCCTGACCGAGTCCCTCGGCGGCGTCGAGGTGAATAACCCTCGGGCATTCACGGTTCACGGTGGTGGGCAGTCCTACACATACGAGTCCGGTCCTATCACTCTCGAAGGGGACAAAGCACTGCGATTCGTGCGCGAACGTAAGCAGTTCGCCGACGGGGACTACACCCGCGTCGCCAACCAGCAGCTGTTCCTAAAGGCGGTGATGGCGCAGTTTCTGACCCGAGAGACGCTCACGGACCCCGGCAAAATTTCGAATATCGTCGACGACTTCTCACCCTTCGTCTCGGTCGATGACGAGGTGGACGCCTTCGGCCTCGGCAAGCTCGGCGTGAGCCTGCGCAACGTGAGATCCTCAGATGTTCACACGTTCACGCTCCCCAACCAGGGGACCGGTCGCTCGGCCGACGGCCAGTCGATCGTGATCCATGATCCGGCGACCACGCAGGCGATTTCGGAAGCCATGCAGAAGGACACATTGACGTCCTACATCGAGAACCACGGGCTTGAGAACTAG
- the murA gene encoding UDP-N-acetylglucosamine 1-carboxyvinyltransferase, whose amino-acid sequence MGKVLTIHGGVPLKGTVNVRGAKNLVPKAMVAALLGDSPSLLRNVPEIRDVEIVTSLLQIHGVTVAKDPETGDLTLDPRGATRAPSKEIDTHAGDSRIPILFCGPLIHSIGEAFIPDLGGCRIGDRPIDFHLNVLRAFGAVVDKRVDGIAISAPHGLKGAKLELPFPSVGATEQVLLSAVRAEGITELKNAAVEPEIMDLIAILQKMGAIIQVQTDRVIRIEGVPTLTSYNHKAVPDRNEAASWASAALVTKGDIFVAGAKQSDLTAFLNTYRKIGGAFDVHDDGIRFYHPGGELKPLVLETDVHPGFMTDWQQPLVVALTQSTGVSIVHETVYENRFGFTEALIRMGATIQLHRECLGSVPCRFGQRNFQHSAVITGPSTLVGRDIDIPDLRGGFSHLIAALAAEGTSNVTGIELIDRGYERFLDKLKGLGASVEISERG is encoded by the coding sequence ATGGGCAAAGTCCTGACTATTCATGGCGGCGTACCACTCAAGGGCACCGTCAACGTCAGGGGCGCCAAGAATCTGGTGCCGAAAGCCATGGTCGCGGCACTTCTGGGCGATAGCCCGTCGTTGCTGCGCAACGTGCCTGAGATTCGCGACGTCGAGATCGTCACGAGTCTGCTCCAGATCCACGGAGTGACGGTGGCGAAAGACCCGGAGACGGGCGACCTGACGCTCGACCCTCGCGGTGCCACTCGCGCACCGTCGAAGGAAATCGACACCCACGCGGGCGATTCGCGTATTCCGATCCTTTTCTGCGGCCCCCTGATTCACAGCATCGGCGAAGCCTTCATCCCGGACCTGGGCGGGTGTCGGATCGGCGACCGTCCGATCGACTTCCACCTGAACGTCCTGCGGGCCTTCGGTGCCGTCGTGGACAAGCGAGTTGACGGGATCGCCATCAGCGCGCCGCATGGACTCAAGGGCGCGAAGCTGGAGCTGCCGTTCCCGTCGGTCGGCGCCACGGAACAGGTCCTCCTCTCCGCGGTGCGTGCCGAAGGGATCACGGAACTTAAGAACGCCGCCGTCGAGCCGGAGATCATGGATCTCATCGCGATTCTGCAGAAGATGGGCGCCATCATCCAGGTGCAGACCGACCGCGTCATCCGCATCGAGGGTGTTCCGACCCTCACCAGCTACAACCACAAGGCCGTACCGGACCGCAACGAGGCCGCCTCCTGGGCATCGGCCGCTCTGGTCACCAAGGGCGACATCTTCGTCGCCGGGGCCAAGCAGTCCGACCTGACGGCATTCTTGAACACCTACCGCAAGATCGGGGGAGCGTTCGATGTTCACGACGACGGCATCCGCTTCTACCACCCGGGCGGTGAGCTGAAGCCGCTCGTCCTCGAGACAGACGTGCACCCGGGCTTCATGACGGACTGGCAGCAGCCGCTCGTCGTCGCGCTCACCCAGTCGACCGGCGTGTCGATCGTCCACGAGACCGTCTACGAGAATCGCTTCGGATTCACCGAGGCCTTGATCCGTATGGGTGCGACGATTCAGTTGCACCGCGAGTGCCTCGGCTCCGTTCCGTGCCGCTTCGGCCAGCGAAACTTCCAGCACTCGGCCGTCATCACCGGTCCGTCGACCCTGGTCGGCCGCGACATCGACATTCCGGATCTGCGCGGCGGATTCTCCCACCTCATCGCGGCACTGGCTGCAGAGGGCACAAGCAACGTGACCGGCATCGAACTCATCGACCGCGGCTACGAACGCTTCCTCGACAAGCTCAAGGGGCTCGGCGCCAGCGTCGAGATCAGCGAGCGAGGTTAA